TCCTGCAACGTAACTGGGCCGGGCTGCTACGCAGGACGTTCGAAGGGGGGGAGCCCGAGCGCGCTTCCATCGCGCCATTTGGCTCGGAGGAGCCGTCACATTGCTCTGTTTGAGTAAGTGGTGGCTGACTGGGAGATTGCGGCAGGCGCAAGGGCCCGGAAGCGCAAGCTCCCGGGCCCTTCGTTACCGCCCGAAACAAGCGGTGCTTCTGGAGAAGTCAGCCAGCGCTACAGGGAGACATCCGCCAGAAAGGCCCTGAGAGTGCTGACCTTCGTCGCTCTGTTCAGCGACTTGTTGTTTCCTTCGTTCAGGCCCACCACTTGATGCGAGGCACCTAACAGCACCGGCGCACCCGAGGAGCCATCCTCCGTGTCCGCGTCATGCAGCAACTGCGGATACGTGCCGTAGTTGGCGTTTCTCACCACACCCGGCGAGTACTTCTTCGTGGCAGTGCACGGCTTGGGGTAGCAGTTCTGGTGGATGACGTAGACGGGCGCGTTCACGGGCGCATCGCTCTCCGCCATCGACAGGAAGCCGTACACCTCACCAGGGTACTTGTCATTGAGGGGAGCACAGCGCAGTGCCGTGCTGTCTAGATCCTGGGAAGTCTTGAGGAGGAATGGGCAGCTGTACCAGATGCGATTGGAACTGCTGACTCCGTCCTCGTAGTTGAACGACACCCTCGCGCTCTCCGCCACCGCGCGGGTTCCGACGCAATGGTTGTTGGTGATGATGACATCCTTGGAGACGAGCCATGCCGTGCAGCGTTTGGTTTTTCCCTCCGCGTTTTCGTAGCGGAGGTAGCCCACGGCCTTGGAGCTTGTCCGCTCCGGGCTGCCAGTCGCGAGCGCCGTCACGCTCGACCAGTTCAGCTCGCCTACGATGATGTTGGACTCCGAGGAGCGAAGCGGCTCCGTCGGATGCGCTTCATGCTCCTTCGGAGCGTCCGACTCCGCGATGCCGCAGGCGGACGCTCCCACCGCGAAAATCATGCAGATCACTGCCAGGCTCTTGGTGAACATAGGTGTCTCCTTCGCGCTGTTCCGCTCGACTTCGTTGGGACCACGGTTCACTGCGAACAGGTGCTGATGAACGCCATTGCGGATGGCGAACAGTCATCCCCAGGTCAGGCATTTGTCTGCCCTGACACCATTCACTCTGCCGGGTCCTTCACTCCGTGGCTGTGAACTGGATCACCTGGAGACGGAGAGCCCGGTCACATGGAGGGAGCGGCGTGTAACACGAATGTCAGAAGGGCAGGCGCGAGGCTTGAGCAGCCCAGAGGAACTCTGACATGGTTTTGCGGTCTGTTAGTTTGACTTTGTCTCCTACCCCTCGTCCTCCTCTTCGCCCCCCCCCTCCACCATCAAGGGCTCGTTCGAGGACGAGAAGGCCCACGGCGCGTACATCAAGAAGTTCCAGGATCTGGCGGCCGCCGCCGGTATCTACCGCACCTGACCAGAACACCCGGACCGCATCACCAGCCTTCAGGCGTCTTTGGAGCCGCGCCGAGAAGGCTGGTGATCTTCGAGAGCCGTCGCTGGAACTCGACAGGTTTCGTGTCGTAGTCATCGGCCCCTGAGGCGAGAGCTTTTTCCCGATCGTCGGACATCGCATGCGCGGTGAGGGTGATGATCGGTATCCGTTGCGTCTCCAGCGCGGCCTTGATCTTCGCAGTCGCCTCCCACCCATCAAGCACAGGCAGGCTGAGGTCCATGAGGATCAAGTCTGGATGCTCTGACCTCGCGAATTCGCGTAGCGTATAGGCAGGATAGAGGCCATGTGGAGGGTGAGGGCAGGAGCGGAGGGGCCGCGGAGGGCTGTTGATGGGGGCCGCCCGAGCAGTGCGCCAAGCGGTTGGAGAAGCCGCGCAGCCCCTTGGGGTACACCCGGCCCTGGCCGCGCTCCCTTCAGGTGCGCGGCAGGGCTTGGCTCTCTTGGCTGGGGCGGCTTGAGCCTCAACACCATGCGGCTTGAGGGGGCCCACGCGCCGGGGCCAGCCTCGCACCTGCCGTGGGCAGGCCCAGGTGCTCCAGAATCGCTCGTACTCCTCCCGCCTCGTTCACGTACGCCAGCACTCGCCGTCTGCCTCCACACCTCACGCAGGCGAACACGTCGAAGTCGAACGTCCTCTTCAGCAACTCGGCCCAGTCTCCTCGCGGCGTTTTCTCCTTCAGCGGCTCCTTGCTGGCCGCTGCCTGGGGCGCCACGCTCGTTTCCTCCTCTCCCGCGCGGGGGACCAGAAATGGCCGCAGTTTGGCGCCTGGAGCAAAGACGCCGTGGAACCTCGTGAGGTTTGCCCGAGGCGGAGGTACCAGGGACGCTACACGCCGTAACAGTTCCAGCCCGGTGAAGAGCAGGTGCGTGGTGCCTTCCGGCAGCGGGCGCTTCATGCGGTAGGCGATGCGGCCATCCTCCATTCGCGACAGGCGCTCCAGCGCCAGCGCGCCACGCGCCCCATAGCGGCACATCCGCTCCAGCCCCTGCCTGTCGCTGGCATGGAGGTGCGTATTGGCATGCAGGGAGAAGCCTTCCAGCAAGGCGCACCGGGGCTGCTTTCGGGGAGGGTGCCGGACGTCCACCTCCGTCCAGCGCAGCCGTTGCTGCAGGGAGTGCGCCTGGTACGCCTGCAGCGCATCCTCGGGTCCTTGCGCGGGCAGTGCCCCTCTTTTCTCCAGCAGGCGCAGCACCCGATGGCGCACCCCGTTCAGCAGCCTCTCTACCTCACCTTGCGTGGGCGGCGGCAACGGCTCTCCAGCAGGCGCAGCACCCGATGGCGCACCCCCTTCAGCAGCCTCTCTACCTCACCTTGCGTGGGCGGCGGCAACGGCTCGAAGCGCACGCCGCCCTCCCGCAGCACGAAGACGCCATCCGGCACCAGCGAGTGGAAGTGCGGCGTTACCTGCAAGGCGGAGCCGAAGAACTGGATGAAAGAGACGGCTCCGACCTGCCCAGCGCGCAGACCCTGTCGCCGTGCCCTCCGGCGCTGCAGGGCAAACACCGCGCGCAGGAAGACGGTGAGGACGTCCGAGAGCAGTCCTGCTTCCTTCAGCAACACCCACCGCACCCGGTGAGGAAAGGACAGCGTCCACCGCCGGTAGGGCACGTGCGGTAGCACCTGCTCCACTAGGTGCATCGCCGTCACATGCGCCCGCTTCGCGTTGCAGGAGGGGCACACCCCTCGTCCCTTGCACGAGAAGGCGACGAGCAGCTCGTCCGTGCAACTCTCGCAGCGCACCCGCGCGAAGCCGTGCGCCAGCACTCCGCATTCCAGGTACCTGGCGAAGTCCCGCTCCACGTACCGGGGCAGGCCGCGCCCGACCTCGCTGGCTTCCGCCAGCAATGTGGCCAGGTTCTCCCGCACCGCCTCGTACAGCACCGTCCCCTCCGGCTGCCTTCGCCGGTACGCCCACCCGTGCGTTCCCACCTGCCCCTCCCCAGCCACACCTCGCCAGGGCACACGCTACCGTCCGCCTCCCACGGGCCTCCGTGGAGCCCCCCTGCCTGCTTGTAGGGATCAGGGCCTATGAGAGCAAGCTACAGCAGACCCGCGCTGGAGGCGGCAGGTTCGATTCCCGCCGCCTCCATCCCGAGAAGCCCAGCAATCTTAACGGGTTGCTGGGCTTTTTACTTCCCTCTGATTCTGCATGTGCCCCCTATGGGCCCCTCTGGCGTCTCTAGCCCAGAGCGGCGCGCGGCTGGGAGATGGGCCGATCCAACTCCTGCACCGCGCTCTCCCGCGCCTCCGGCGACAGGTGCGCGTACCTCATGGTCATCTCGATGGTGGCGTGCCCCATCAACTCCTGGATGACCTTGAGGGCCACACCACGCATGGCGAGATGACTCCCGTAGGTGTGCCGCAAGTCGTGCCACCCGATGATGCCCTCTGGGCGGCTGATGCCCGCCATTCGCAGCGCCCGCAGGAGCGGGTGCTTGAGCATCCCAGCGGTGAGCGGCTGGCCATCCGGCTGACAGAACACGTAAGGACCGCACAGGTGGCGGTGTGCCTTGAGTGCTTCCACAGCCGACGCGGGCAAATCCACGGTCCTTTCCCGTCCACCCTTGGGCAACCCCACCACGCCGCGCCAGATGGTCCGGCGCACGTTGAGCTTGCTG
This is a stretch of genomic DNA from Stigmatella aurantiaca. It encodes these proteins:
- a CDS encoding trypsin-like serine peptidase, with the protein product MFTKSLAVICMIFAVGASACGIAESDAPKEHEAHPTEPLRSSESNIIVGELNWSSVTALATGSPERTSSKAVGYLRYENAEGKTKRCTAWLVSKDVIITNNHCVGTRAVAESARVSFNYEDGVSSSNRIWYSCPFLLKTSQDLDSTALRCAPLNDKYPGEVYGFLSMAESDAPVNAPVYVIHQNCYPKPCTATKKYSPGVVRNANYGTYPQLLHDADTEDGSSGAPVLLGASHQVVGLNEGNNKSLNRATKVSTLRAFLADVSL
- a CDS encoding transposase zinc-binding domain-containing protein; translated protein: MGTHGWAYRRRQPEGTVLYEAVRENLATLLAEASEVGRGLPRYVERDFARYLECGVLAHGFARVRCESCTDELLVAFSCKGRGVCPSCNAKRAHVTAMHLVEQVLPHVPYRRWTLSFPHRVRWVLLKEAGLLSDVLTVFLRAVFALQRRRARRQGLRAGQVGAVSFIQFFGSALQVTPHFHSLVPDGVFVLREGGVRFEPLPPPTQGEVERLLKGVRHRVLRLLESRCRRPRKVR
- a CDS encoding transposase translates to MRHRVLRLLEKRGALPAQGPEDALQAYQAHSLQQRLRWTEVDVRHPPRKQPRCALLEGFSLHANTHLHASDRQGLERMCRYGARGALALERLSRMEDGRIAYRMKRPLPEGTTHLLFTGLELLRRVASLVPPPRANLTRFHGVFAPGAKLRPFLVPRAGEEETSVAPQAAASKEPLKEKTPRGDWAELLKRTFDFDVFACVRCGGRRRVLAYVNEAGGVRAILEHLGLPTAGARLAPARGPPQAAWC
- a CDS encoding response regulator, translating into MDLSLPVLDGWEATAKIKAALETQRIPIITLTAHAMSDDREKALASGADDYDTKPVEFQRRLSKITSLLGAAPKTPEGW